One Acanthopagrus latus isolate v.2019 chromosome 12, fAcaLat1.1, whole genome shotgun sequence genomic region harbors:
- the cfap53 gene encoding cilia- and flagella-associated protein 53 encodes MLQDQRRTRCREFTGPTPHSAAVRAKVPSSRQVDHLILDRQKRDAARDKVLEFSRIQQNCDRKTTWLKSSDSHFLRGTIKRQVQNVLKQQEVQVQKRRDRLRVLLEEEEQKLLQEMEEKMETSVEKQAKMRERAKTLRERRERDRQQLVSDKLDQLFRERCEELRTIQSRRTEQQVCSERAAQVRSRQEQEEQRQREEKVFDELWEADRRAKEEREEQRVQRQQQRDMQQLDVIRRQMEEAEQQRQQQRQLRDEEAELMLQQQEVQRLQKQREQQQKLEDQQSRRRLLDRGLRLKMKRLAREQQDELQLDMNILQQLLRQDTDERQEAAQRKAELRDEQQRYRQYLADELQRQKEEEKETEQLIEEKLKEVWTKREEQSRLQREARNRLMKEVMEARSLQIQHKLNMNQQRQAELSKDRDELTRAMEEMKLMDEEEKRRQQQTREAYEADLKAQMKQQQQLRCEQRAEADWEYQQGLIQQELYNQKKDEILSRPTSHTTAPHPFRRAAGSGSASTVCRT; translated from the exons ATGCTGCAGGATCAAAGAAGGACAAGATGTCGGGAGTTCACCGGACCGACGCCTCATTCAGCGGCCGTG AGAGCAAAGGTTCCGTCTTCGAGGCAGGTGGACCATCTGATCCTGGACAGACAGAAACGGGACGCAGCCCGAGACAAAGTTCTGGAGTTCAGCAGGATCCAGCAGAACTGCGACAGGAAGACGACGTGGCTCAAGAGTTCAGACAGTCATTTCCTGAGAGGAACCATCAAGAGACAAGTCCAAAATGTTCTGAAACAGCAGGAGGTCCAGGTCcaaaagaggagagacag GCTGCgtgtgctgctggaggaggaggagcagaagctcctgcaggagatggaggagaagatggagacaTCGGTGGAGAAACAAGCAAAGATGAGAGAGCGAGCTAAGaccctgagagagaggagggagagagacagacagcagctggtcTCAGACAAACTGGACCAGCTCTTCAG GGAGCGGTGTGAGGAGCTGCGCACCATCCAGAGCCGACGTACAGAGCAGCAGGTGTGCTCGGAGCGAGCCGCTCAGGTGAGGAGCcggcaggagcaggaggagcagaggcagcGCGAGGAGAAGGTGTTCGATGAGCTGTGGGAGGCCGACCGACGAGCCaaagaggagcgagaggagcagagagtgcagagacagcagcagagagacatgcagcagctggacgtcatcaggaggcagatggaggaagcagagcagcagagacagcagcagagacagctgAGAGACGAGGAGGCGGAGCTCAtg ctgcagcagcaggaggtgcagcgGCTGCAGAAGCAGcgcgagcagcagcagaagctggAGGATCAGCAGAGCAGGCGGCGGCTGCTGGATCGAGGTTTACGGCTGAAGATGAAGCGTCTggccagagagcagcaggacgagctgcagctggacatgaacatcctgcagcagctgctgcgaCAGGACACTGATGAGAGACAGGAAGCTGCCCAGAGGAAG gctGAGCTGCGTGACGAGCAGCAGAGGTACCGGCAGTATCTGGCTGATGAGCTGCAGaggcagaaggaggaggagaaggagacggAGCAGTTGATCGAGGAGAAACTGAAGGAGGTGTGGACTAAACGGGAGGAGCAGAGTCGACTGCAGCGCGAGGCCAGAAACCGACTGAtgaaggaggtgatggaggctCGAAGTCTGCAGATCCAAcacaaat TGAACATGAACCAGCAGAGACAAGCAGAGCTGTCCAaagacagagacgagctgacCAGAGcgatggaggagatgaagctgatggacgaggaggagaaaagacg TCAGCAGCAGACCCGTGAGGCTTATGAAGCCGACCTGAAGGCtcagatgaagcagcagcagcagctccggtGCGAGCAGAGAGCTGAGGCTGACTGGGAGTATCAGCAGGGTCTGATCCAGCAGGAGCTGTACAACCAGAAGAAAGATGAGATCCTGTCCAGACCCACATCTCATACCACCGCCCCACATCCATTCAGACGAGCAGCGGGATCCGGGTCCGCCTCCACAGTCTGCCGCACATAG
- the LOC119029686 gene encoding uncharacterized protein LOC119029686, which yields MNAVGLVLKAAENRVSDRLRCIFDSVLSVFGKDMKKNTVALITHSDGRTPKNTLKALKAANIKCAKDKKNQPVHFLFNFQAADKMQDTEELQHADAATTDGLRQFTDFLEKTPPQQLTTTMEVLSSRFQLTACIKNLKERAETIQLKQKKIQQAQEALKKIKQEMKNSGNVTEEKAEDNTVKVPVRGGNRWWGCGLFHTEPDVSTASSRERPAPAPITVKRKTSTVKKTIEEMREKYGRGKGDCESRLENLEKEMEELQKEKDQMLDESFQHVANLEQIALNVDSLSTHVHLDFLIEKMKEKGDAKKVKKLEEMKSRVNKGVVGALRYKRTAAARAAMKKTNASWKNKHIVSKSDLIQSGSPAVYQLRPKKEEIGSLRRMTLGEKDLNQTNRTILLVGETGAGKSTLVNTLVNYTMGVKWEDDVWFQIVEEEKRNQSESQTSDVFVYQIFGCEGKTLPYSLTIIDTPGYEYNRGTEQEDVISQRLFDLFRSDDGVHEINAVGLVLKATENRLDDRLMYIFDSVVSLFGKNMEQNIVALITHSDGLMPENSLKALKAANIKCAKDENNQPVHFLFDNCQSEQKTQRNQDRLKSSWDLTSDEMGQFTDFLDEAAPQKLMTTVEVLNTRIRLKACIQNLQERIELTELKQREIQQTHDGLKKHEEEMKNNENFTLEIDVPYREKESCKKGATCCKVCKENCHDPCTLALSPKWCDVMKKGGCIVCTRKCPVSDHEKEKKVYVNKTVKVQMDLKDVREKYERSKANCEKTTSLLETLEKEMKEVTAAKYQMLDESFHHVVNLQQIALTVDSLSTLVHLDFLIEKMEEKGDTEKIQKLEEMKRRVDERTRAADEEADE from the exons ATGAACGCAGTGGGTCTGGTGCTGAAAGCAGCTGAGAATCGAGTGAGTGATCGACTGCGGTGCATCTTTGATtcagtgttgtctgtgtttggaaaagacatgaagaagaataCCGTCGCCCTCATCACACACTCCGATGGAAGAACTCCAAAAAACACTCTGAAAGCCCTCAAGGCTGCAAACATAAAGTGTGCCAAAGACAAAAAGAATCAGCcggttcacttcctgtttaactTCCAGGCAGCAGACAAGATGCAGGACACAGAAGAGCTTCAACATGCAGATGCAGCGACAACAGACGGACTGCGTCAGTTCACAGACTTTCTGGAAAAAACTCCACCTCAACAGCTGACGACGACCATGGAGGTCCTGAGTTCACGCTTCCAACTGACAGCCTGCATCAAAAACCTGAAAGAGAGAGCTGAAACCATCCAACTCAAACAGAAGAAGATCCAACAGGCTCAGGAAGCTCTGAAGAAAATCAAGCAAGAGATGAAGAACAGTGGAAATGTTACTGAAGAGAAGGCTGAGGACAACACAGTTAAAGTACCTGTCAGAGGTGGAAACAGGTGGTGGGGGTGTGGCCTGTTTCACACAGAACCTGACGTCTCCACTGCCAGCAGCAGGGAGCGTCCTGCACCTGCTCCCATTACTGTGAAGAGGAAGACAAGCACAGTTAAAAAGACCATagaagaaatgagagagaagtATGGAAGAGGGAAAGGAGACTGTGAGAGCCGTCTGGAGAATCTGGAGAAGGAGATGGAAGAACTTCAGAAGGAGAAAGATCAGATGCTGGATGAATCCTTCCAGCATGTCGCCAACCTGGAGCAGATCGCTCTGAATGTGGATTCACTGTCCACTCATGTCCACTTGGACTTCCTGAttgagaagatgaaggagaaaggagacgcaaagaaggtgaagaaactggaggagatgaagagtcGAGTGAATAAAGGAGTGGTGGGAGCGCTGCGCTACAAACGGACGGCAGCTGCCAGAGCAGCAATGAA GAAAACCAACGCCTCgtggaaaaacaagcacatCGTCTCTAAAAGTGATCTGATCCAGTCAGGATCTCCTGCTGTCTACCAGCTGAGACCAAAGAAAGAGGAGATTGGATCTCTAAGAAGAATGACTCTTGGTGAAAAAGATCTGAACCAGACAAACAGAACCATCTTACTTGTTGgagaaacaggagcaggaaaaTCTACTCTGGTCAACACTCTGGTCAACTACACCATGGGAGTGAAGTGGGAGGATGATGTCTGGTTTCAGATtgtagaggaggagaagagaaaccaatcagagagtcagacatcagatgtgtttgtgtaccagATCTTTGGATGTGAAGGTAAAACTCTGCCCTACTCTCTGACCATCATCGACACTCCTGGATATGAATATAACAGAGGTACCGAACAAGAAGACGTCATCAGTCAAAGATTATTTGACTTGTTCCGCTCAGATGATGGAGTTCATGAGATTAATGCAGTGGGTCTGGTGCTGAAAGCAACTGAGAATCGACTGGATGATCGACTGATGTACATCTTTGATTCAGTGGTGTCTCTGTTTGGAAAAAACATGGAGCAGAACATCGTCGCCCTCATCACACACTCAGATGGTCTGATGCCTGAAAACTCTCTGAAAGCTCTCAAGGCTGCAAACATTAAATGtgccaaagatgaaaataatcagccggttcacttcctgtttgataaCTGCCAGAGcgaacagaaaacacagagaaatcagGACCGTTTGAAAAGCTCATGGGACTTAACATCAGATGAAATGGGTCAGTTCACTGACTTTTTGGACGAAGCTGCTCCTCAGAAGCTGATGACAACTGTTGAAGTGTTGAACACACGAATCAGACTGAAAGCCTGCATCCAAAACCTGCAGGAGAGGATCGAGCTGAcggagctgaaacagagagaaatccaACAGACTCACGATGGTCTGAAGAAACatgaagaggagatgaagaacAATGAGAACTTCACGTTAGAAATCGATGTGCCCTATAGGGAAAAAGAAAGTTGTAAGAAAGGAGCGACCTGCTGTAAAGTCTGTAAGGAGAACTGCCACGACCCGTGCACACTGGCTCTGAGTCCAAAatggtgtgatgtcatgaaaaaAGGCGGCTGCATCGTGTGCACCAGGAAGTGTCCTGTGTCAGATCacgagaaagaaaagaaggtcTACGTGAACAAGACAGTGAAAGTTCAGATGGACCTGAAAGATGTGAGAGAAAAGTATGAACGGAGTAAAGCCAACTGTGAGAAGACAACAAGCCTTCTGGAAACTCTGgagaaggaaatgaaagaagtGACAGCGGCCAAGTATCAGATGTTGGATGAATCCTTCCATCATGTTGTCAATCTGCAGCAGATCGCTCTGACTGTGGATTCACTGTCCACTCTGGTCCACTTGGACTTCCTGAttgagaagatggaggagaaaggagacacagagaagatccagaaactggaggagatgaagagacgAGTGGATGAAAGAACCAGAGCAGCTGATGAAGAAGCAGATGAGTGA